The nucleotide window atatatatgcagtTACATGTGTGGACTCTGGTGACAAGGCTTTGAAATATCTTGGgcttgttgatgatgatgatgaacatcaaaataataataataataatagttctTCTTCATCAACCTCTTCAGAATCTTCATCATTTTCtaattcttctccttctcctcacCCATTACAACAAGAGGTTTAATTTATTCTTCTTCCTTAATTATatgttagaatttaattttatgatatacATATTATAGTGGTCTCTAATTTGTTGAAGTCTAAATTTCATTTCATGCCCGCTTTTTTATGTGTTTAATTAGTTTCCGTACATATAAGTTATTATTCATAGATATGATATGATACCCAATTTATTATCGTTTACGAAACAATTGATTTAACAAGCTAATTAGGAAACACCTGcaattatatctatttattatttaatttcctcGTGAATGTTTGTTTCGAAGTTCTGATTTCTGACAATGTGACAAGAAGGGACTTGAAACTTGTTACAATATTGAGTCACGAGGAGTAGGATATATAATTTGAGATAGAGTTGTTGTAGaaccacataaaaataataaaaataaaaaaaaactagttcATTACTTCATTAAGGAAATCTTATCATAATTTACCTACCATTAGGAATTAGGATATATGTTTGGTTGGGTGAAAACGGAATGAAAGTATTTTCAGGGTAAAAATtgagtttataaatttttatcacaATGTAAAATGTTTTATGGAATTGTgcaattataatatatttttttggatgATCATTGAtccaattaatataaaatataattattttatatgcttAAAAGtacatgtaaaataattttatattaacagtacattaaaattaaatttgtaaaagTTTAtgtatgcatttttgcattaaaatcattcataaaatttttctCTTCAACCAATTAAACCTACTTTATTTCTATGCaatttcttagtttttttttcattgtcacGTCAACTTCAATTCTATTCATTTAATTAGGCCACGCATGCATAATAGGCATAAAAAATGCTTTATGATTAGAATTCATATTCACATATACTCATCAATTCATTCTCCcttgtatatatttgcatacCTTAATTATCAGTTATATATTCATATCTAAGAGATCAAAGTTATATATATTAGGTGCATTTATATAATTGCGTGTTCTGGCTAGAATCTTCATCATGAACCTTCAATAATCTTAATCAGCACCCATATTTGAACATTGATTTGaacttaattaacttaattatgTTGAAGCTTGAACATACATTTTGTTGGAATGCAGGGAATGAAAGTGAATTTGATCATGACGGATTATTGCATGCCTGGGATGAGTGGCTATGATTTACTTAAACGAGTCAAGGTCAAACACACAATCCTTATTATATCCGACATCTTCCCGAAATTCTCTctgtcttttttttaaataaaataaaataaaataaaataatatattttcttgCTTGATGAATTACACTGACACTGAGAagtggtttttttattttttatttttttttaaaaaaaaaagctaaacaTTNNNNNNNNNNNNNNNNNNNNNNNNNNNNNNNNNNNNNNNNNNNNNNNNNNNNNNNNNNNNNNNNNNNNNNNNNNNNNNNNNNNNNNaggaaaaaaaaaaaaaaaaaggaaaagtaaaaagtTCCAGATTTCAAGATCTAAGTtggcttttgctttttttttttctttgttgtttatttattttattcctttctttctCGATCTGTTGACATTACATTGCATTGCTTACTGCTGCAGGGATCTTCTTGGAAAGATGTTCCAGTTGTGATTATGTCATCAGAAAATGTACCTTCCAGAATCACCatgtaagtttttttttccttttctttcattttatatgtataatgtttattttttaagtttccttttctttccctttaaaaatataaaaattaataaaaattttaaatatttaaaattttttataaaaaataagttcCACAAAAATTTGGCACCAAGTGATAGATAACAAAAAATTGGCCTTCTAACTTTTGccaacttttaattttttcttctcagAGTAGtatttaaaactaattataatagccatttaattgaaatttttatattgttgaTATTATTATGTAGGTGCTTGGAAGGAGGGGCAGAAGAGTTTCTATTGAAACCTCTTCAGTCAGAAGATTTAAAGAAGCTTCAACCCTATTTTCTGAAACCACTTGATAATAATTCAAGTGAAGAAGGAGAATCTGCTAATAGTTCTATAGATTCAGACAATGAAAATAATCTCATcagcaacaataataatattaacaataataataataataataataacaataataataataataataataatagtattagCAAAAGGAAGGCTATGTCTCCTGATGAGCCTCCAGAAAGATCAAGACCCAAAATGAAAGGGTTGGAAGTGGTGtaaacaaaatgaaaagaaaaaacaaaatagagTGGTTTGATTATTTATGCATGCTCTATAGTTTATCCTTATGACTATGATCTTAATTAATTATCGTTTTTTTCCCTTAACTCATGAGCTTAATTAATGAAATCCCATCCAGGCCAGTATTGCAATTACAGCCATTCAAATGCAtgtataattatttatcttttaagttattattagaTGTTGGATGATGACGACATCGtcaatttattaattagatCAATTGTATCTAAATATGTTAcctatattaaatatttaaagtgtTAGTATTAGAAAACGAAAATGATAGTATTAATGAGAAATGATTTTGACAAATAAAAGGaaacacttttaaaattttaatttggcaAGCTTCAATTCAACTATATTTTATCTTCCACGTTTTCAAATTATTCAGGTGAAGTCATATAAAGATATGTTTATATAAACGTAATAATTAAGAAtcgataaataatttaatataaaatatattcaatattttagttattatcaTCGCAT belongs to Arachis duranensis cultivar V14167 chromosome 8, aradu.V14167.gnm2.J7QH, whole genome shotgun sequence and includes:
- the LOC107460721 gene encoding two-component response regulator ORR9; protein product: MELVDTTKIQQQHFHVLAVDDSVIDRKLLERLLRDSSCKVTCVDSGDKALKYLGLVDDDDEHQNNNNNNSSSSSTSSESSSFSNSSPSPHPLQQEGMKVNLIMTDYCMPGMSGYDLLKRVKGSSWKDVPVVIMSSENVPSRITMCLEGGAEEFLLKPLQSEDLKKLQPYFLKPLDNNSSEEGESANSSIDSDNENNLISNNNNINNNNNNNNNNNNNNNNNSISKRKAMSPDEPPERSRPKMKGLEVV